The Styela clava chromosome 3, kaStyClav1.hap1.2, whole genome shotgun sequence genome includes the window GAAGGACTTCAGATAAAAGTTGTTTTGATTGATTATTAATAGGCTTTTATTGATCGGAACATCATATAAATTTTCTAGAATTAcatattactatttttttcagtatttaccGAGTTTTTAACTTATTCCtaacataaaaaatttataatatgaaatataaccaattttgaatatttggttCATCTTGGAAATCCCTGACTGTTATTGTTGTCTTTATTCATATTGAttaattcaaaacttttataTCTATCCTCCATTTACACATGGAAGCAATAAGTCAAACAACTCTTTTTATATAATTGTAATTTCCCCTAGTGGATAGTTAGTGGATAGTTTTTTATTGACTGTACAATAATTGACAAGTTTTCCTGTCTCCAATCTAATCAATAATATTGACCAATTGTTAATAAGCAGTcgatttttattagtttttcaaaCACATCTTAATGTATACAGGATTCTAATCAAATGCAAGGCAATAAAGAAGCTCGTGATGAATGGTTAACAAGGCAGATCAATACCCTTGTAACGATGCACTCACAGGCTGAGAATCAACTCAGAGAACGTTACAATCAAACATTGGAATTAGAAGTTCGAAAATATAGGAGAAAAGCACTCTTGTCACGACACAATCTTGAACAGGATTTATTACGGGAGGTTGGAAGTTgatattattctttttttttattttctaagtAGGTTTGCCTTAGAAAGTCTAAGTGGGTAATACTCAAATATGACTGCCGTATATCCTGACCCCCTTAAAACAGtgaatttatagaaaaaaatttgcatataaacCGACCCTATTAATACCACACTGTAGGCACCTAACACAGCAAATGCTTGCAGAAGAGGATTAGTGAAATTGATAACCATtattcttatgttttatttttattaataatttaattatttagaAGTGTCTAGTGCGATCAAAGATATGCGTGTATAAGCCGACCttggcatttttttgttttgtgtgtttTAAACTTGGCTTATATGCGAAGATATACGGTAATATATCCGGTAATAAATTGCAGCCGAATATTCGAAAAATTTCTATCTAAtgtcataaataattttactGAATGCCATATGAAAGTATGCCCATGAATTCCTAAAATCGGCAGAATATTGGTCAAATATCTGTGAAACTGAGAAAATTTTTTATAGGAAATTACAGTAATGCCCTTTTAGCGACCTCTTTCATCTTTAGCTactgataatttgaatttgatTGGTCAATTAGTTGTGAAGAAAAAGGGAAACAACAATTTTGCTgcgaaacgatccataggtacaTTTCGTATCCAATAAATGGAGTATGTatgcaatgaagaaattggCGTTCttaaaaacataaatttgaaaCTAAGTTATTTTTTTCAGGAATTGAACTTGAAGCAGCAACATAAGGATAAAGAACACGAGATGTTATTGAGACAACATGATGCCACTCAATCTCTCGAGTATAAACATCTTCATGCCATTCACACTCAGCGTATAGAACACTTGAAGTAGGTTTTTCTATATtctattgacattgtatgttcTTCAGTGAAGCTCATAGGATTAGGATTTCTCAAGCGTTGCCATTAACAACTATGAAAGTTACATGCgctggaaacaaataactggctaactaatcccttacccaacatggactgataacccGATGATTGgaggctgtggtttgccatatgattgagccgtctcaTCGGCTATTCTCTCTCCAGGATGAATATGTATATCCTTTCTTATTCaaagatttattttataatgtttttaaaataataattttagattTTGGTCTTCCCTTTCAGAAAGTGACATCAAtactaaatttgaaaatgtgttACATgctttcaaaattgttttctattggacacaaagtggacctgtgaatcattttttcattttgtattttctttATCATCAGATCTCAGCACCAAACTGAATTATCGAATCAGATGGAATATTCACAGAGAAGAGAATCGGAACTCAAACGAAAGCATCTCGCTGCAATTCGACAACAACCTAAGAGTTTAAAAGTGAGTGGCGCATCCGATAAATCGGCAAGTTCGCGTCGTTCCAACTTCTTGTCAGGTGGTTCCAGTGCTGTTAAGAAGAAATCTACTCGCAAACAGGACAATAAAAAAGAGAGCAAAATGTCACCTTCCAAATCGAGCAAATTTAGTGATTGTGTTGATGTGTGTAATGATATGATGTGTGAACTATGTGGTCTAGCTAGTTTGTTAAATATGGTTGATTGTTTGAGAGAGGATGATCTTTTTTCTATTTACAATATTTTGAGTAATCTTATTTGTTTAAATGATTTATTGATCGACTTTCAATTGGATGATGAATTTGAAGAAGCATCGAAGAATTTCAAAGAGAATGGGAGAACTCACGAAGAAAACGAATTCACTGAATCATCATCTTATTCCATGACTGATGCCATCAACATTACTGAAGAGGAATTGATGCAACTCGCAGCAGAAACTCAAGATGAGGAGGAACAGAAAAATCTTTGCGTCGGATTGAATACAATGCGTAAAGGAGGACAGGAAGAGGTTGTTCTTAGACTACGATCGAAACTTTTATTCTCCAAATCGAATTTAGATGATGCGGAAGTAGATCTTCACGCAGATGATACAAGTGATGAGGATATGGGTTTAGATGAAGATTCTGACACTCTAGATTCTATCCCAGAATCTCTCACATCACCAACTGTGAGCGAGGCGGCCGAAGATAGCGATACGTTGGATTTACTCCCTCCTGAATTATGTAAAACTTATCCGGGTATTAAAATGCCTTCTCCTGAAGAAGTAGTGACGGAGCGTTCTAGATCACGTTCTGGGGTCGCAGATTCAAGACAAAAAGAACCGAAGAGTCCTGAGAAGCCTCAGAAAAGTAAGAGTTTCCCTGATGTCACCAAAGGCCATCTTAAAGAGAATAAACCGAAAAAGTCTTCGAAATTGAAACCATGGATTCCTTCAGGATCGAGTGGCAGTTTGTCCATGGCAGATTCATCAAAGGATTTGAGACAGAAGGTGTTAACGAGGGCTGCAGAATGGTCCAGGAATTCAGCTGGGTTAAATACAGGTGCCGGAAAAACCTCTTCAAAACGaaatattagtaaaaatattttggaaagaACTAAAATCTTTTCTGGCTCTTCCAACATTGCAACAGTCATACGTAGGATGTCACCAGCTAAGCCAAAGAAATCTCAAGATGAGCGACCACCATGGCGACCTACAACAACTTCAACACCAGTGAAACCTCTTCCTACTATTAAGCCATTTGTTATGAGAAAAGCTACACGCAAACATGAACTTGGGCTGAATAGGTCAGAGCTACAAAATCTCAAGTTTGGATTACATAAAGTGCTTGACCATGAGCAAGGAAGCTGCCAAAGTAAACCCTATAGATCTCAGAGTTTGAACAATTCATCCTTTGGACGCGTCGCTTCTTCGAAAGCTCTAAACGCCCAACCAGCACAAACCTTCGCGTCGTCAAATGAGCCCCAAACAGATTACCAAGGATGTGAAGTGTGTCGTTTAAAAGAGGCAATGAGAAGTTCACCCATGGGTCACAAGCTGAAACAAACACCGCATCATTGCGCAGATACCACCAAGACTATTACACCGGCAGAAAATATACCCAACCTTTTAAATCCCAGGAAAAGTTTTACACTGACCAGACCAAGATCATACTTGAAAAGCGATGGGACAGTAACATTAGAGCAATCGCGGCGATCAAGTGAATTTGATGATACACCAGATGGGATGTCAACGTTCTATCTCAAGAAGCCGATGAAGAAATTTCTTTTTGCTGTAatgttcttgatgtttttactGTCCTTAATTTATATAACAGTTTATCATCCATTCTATTTGATACCCTATATTGGGATTTGCTCGACAGCTGCAGTCCAGATCATCGAAAGCGACTTTTTCAAACGTCTGTCGAGTGGTGAAATGGATAAggtattttttatcaaatatcactCTGCTGTCTCCAAGTGGAAATCGCTATCTGTGcaagaaaaattttcaatgcTCGTTTCAG containing:
- the LOC120341823 gene encoding uncharacterized protein LOC120341823 isoform X2; the encoded protein is MAPDKATASKAGSLKDPDIASLFFNIDPEKLFDDLREIGHGSFGAVYYARNVDTNEVVAIKKMSYSGKQSLEKWQDIIKEVKFLTQIKHPNTVDYKGCYLKEHTAWLVMEYCIGSASDLVEVHKNSLKEDEIAGIIHDAMQGLHYLHLHDKIHRDVKAGNILLTDGGHVKLADFGSASIVSPANSFVGTPYWMAPEVILAMDEGQYSGKADIWSMGITCIELAERKPPLFNMNAMSALYHIAQNDPPTLSESLPDGDKEVPTNWSQDFIKFVSLLLQKIPEDRPTSDGVLQHTFLTKERSPTCVLDLIERTKNVVRDLDNLQYRKMKKILMAENRVKDSPPSQQHPISSTAASQKADTTDDDMDSVSCTDSIASNPSSFISVASSSKSSSISSLNESRVSDSGSLNSQDGTTAAISEEQGASSSAATATIDNRPQRSYSPSGGRTTSPIVTRQQQESQLARIAGIQSPGARSRLKPQMQQKTQRERFATIRSAQVVHRQMYEHNEDNRHREQMLGYKRMRQQHQKQLINFEQKLKNEMDEYSVKLVKELESTRSAFAQELDRLVRKHQQELEKEAKQQQGDDKKYQKHIGQMQDQEIKGFLQQQKKDYKGKKEQLKEDSNQMQGNKEARDEWLTRQINTLVTMHSQAENQLRERYNQTLELEVRKYRRKALLSRHNLEQDLLREELNLKQQHKDKEHEMLLRQHDATQSLEYKHLHAIHTQRIEHLKSQHQTELSNQMEYSQRRESELKRKHLAAIRQQPKSLKVSGASDKSASSRRSNFLSGGSSAVKKKSTRKQDNKKESKMSPSKSSKFSDCVDVCNDMMCELCGLASLLNMVDCLREDDLFSIYNILSNLICLNDLLIDFQLDDEFEEASKNFKENGRTHEENEFTESSSYSMTDAINITEEELMQLAAETQDEEEQKNLCVGLNTMRKGGQEEVVLRLRSKLLFSKSNLDDAEVDLHADDTSDEDMGLDEDSDTLDSIPESLTSPTVSEAAEDSDTLDLLPPELCKTYPGIKMPSPEEVVTERSRSRSGVADSRQKEPKSPEKPQKSKSFPDVTKGHLKENKPKKSSKLKPWIPSGSSGSLSMADSSKDLRQKVLTRAAEWSRNSAGLNTGAGKTSSKRNISKNILERTKIFSGSSNIATVIRRMSPAKPKKSQDERPPWRPTTTSTPVKPLPTIKPFVMRKATRKHELGLNRSELQNLKFGLHKVLDHEQGSCQSKPYRSQSLNNSSFGRVASSKALNAQPAQTFASSNEPQTDYQGCEVCRLKEAMRSSPMGHKLKQTPHHCADTTKTITPAENIPNLLNPRKSFTLTRPRSYLKSDGTVTLEQSRRSSEFDDTPDGMSTFYLKKPMKKFLFAVMFLMFLLSLIYITVYHPFYLIPYIGICSTAAVQIIESDFFKRLSSGEMDKVFFIKYHSAVSKWKSLSVQEKFSMLVSAVKKSYANVRNTDWKEFAQSSWQHLQDLDESASNIPFCIGNSLKIWIGLISRGGKHIISKFSSMGSSENIILKLFAIVLLFMILFIFYFFPKYTVIGATIICTLIPCFTSILNH
- the LOC120341823 gene encoding uncharacterized protein LOC120341823 isoform X1, with product MAPDKATASKAGSLKDPDIASLFFNIDPEKLFDDLREIGHGSFGAVYYARNVDTNEVVAIKKMSYSGKQSLEKWQDIIKEVKFLTQIKHPNTVDYKGCYLKEHTAWLVMEYCIGSASDLVEVHKNSLKEDEIAGIIHDAMQGLHYLHLHDKIHRDVKAGNILLTDGGHVKLADFGSASIVSPANSFVGTPYWMAPEVILAMDEGQYSGKADIWSMGITCIELAERKPPLFNMNAMSALYHIAQNDPPTLSESLPDGDKEVPTNWSQDFIKFVSLLLQKIPEDRPTSDGVLQHTFLTKERSPTCVLDLIERTKNVVRDLDNLQYRKMKKILMAENRVKDSPPSQQHPISSTAASQKADTTDDDMDSVSCTDSIASNPSSFISVASSSKSSSISSLNESRVSDSGSLNSQDGTTAAISEEQGASSSAATATIDNRPQRSYSPSGGRTTSPIVTRQQQESQLARIAGIQSPGARSRLKPQMQQKTQRERQSDVYNFRNSLTPESIKRRDELMKNDSGFATIRSAQVVHRQMYEHNEDNRHREQMLGYKRMRQQHQKQLINFEQKLKNEMDEYSVKLVKELESTRSAFAQELDRLVRKHQQELEKEAKQQQGDDKKYQKHIGQMQDQEIKGFLQQQKKDYKGKKEQLKEDSNQMQGNKEARDEWLTRQINTLVTMHSQAENQLRERYNQTLELEVRKYRRKALLSRHNLEQDLLREELNLKQQHKDKEHEMLLRQHDATQSLEYKHLHAIHTQRIEHLKSQHQTELSNQMEYSQRRESELKRKHLAAIRQQPKSLKVSGASDKSASSRRSNFLSGGSSAVKKKSTRKQDNKKESKMSPSKSSKFSDCVDVCNDMMCELCGLASLLNMVDCLREDDLFSIYNILSNLICLNDLLIDFQLDDEFEEASKNFKENGRTHEENEFTESSSYSMTDAINITEEELMQLAAETQDEEEQKNLCVGLNTMRKGGQEEVVLRLRSKLLFSKSNLDDAEVDLHADDTSDEDMGLDEDSDTLDSIPESLTSPTVSEAAEDSDTLDLLPPELCKTYPGIKMPSPEEVVTERSRSRSGVADSRQKEPKSPEKPQKSKSFPDVTKGHLKENKPKKSSKLKPWIPSGSSGSLSMADSSKDLRQKVLTRAAEWSRNSAGLNTGAGKTSSKRNISKNILERTKIFSGSSNIATVIRRMSPAKPKKSQDERPPWRPTTTSTPVKPLPTIKPFVMRKATRKHELGLNRSELQNLKFGLHKVLDHEQGSCQSKPYRSQSLNNSSFGRVASSKALNAQPAQTFASSNEPQTDYQGCEVCRLKEAMRSSPMGHKLKQTPHHCADTTKTITPAENIPNLLNPRKSFTLTRPRSYLKSDGTVTLEQSRRSSEFDDTPDGMSTFYLKKPMKKFLFAVMFLMFLLSLIYITVYHPFYLIPYIGICSTAAVQIIESDFFKRLSSGEMDKVFFIKYHSAVSKWKSLSVQEKFSMLVSAVKKSYANVRNTDWKEFAQSSWQHLQDLDESASNIPFCIGNSLKIWIGLISRGGKHIISKFSSMGSSENIILKLFAIVLLFMILFIFYFFPKYTVIGATIICTLIPCFTSILNH